A window from Actinomycetospora corticicola encodes these proteins:
- a CDS encoding RelA/SpoT family protein, which translates to MEPVGGTTTGRPRSATRRVRARIARRITAQRSGPVKPVLEPLATVHRELHPSADLAILQRAYDTAEAFHEGQMRKSGDPYITHPLAVATILAELGMDTTTLTAALLHDTVEDTDYSLERLAADFGAEVAHLVDGVTKLDKVQLGAAAEAETIRKMVVAMARDPRVLVIKLSDRLHNMRTMRFLKPEKQAKKARETLEVLAPLAHRLGMSTVKWELEDLAFAILHPKRYDEIVRLVADRAPSRDTYLRTVIDEVSGQLEAARVKAEVLGRPKHYYSIYQKMIVKGKDFDDIHDLVGVRILVEDVRDCYAAMGMVHALWQPMPGRFKDYIAQPRFGVYQSLHTTVIGPDGQPLEVQIRTHEMHRTAEFGIAAHWRYKETKGSHNSGGLELDEMAWMRQLLDWQREAADPGEFLESLRYDLATREIFVFTPKGDVITLPAGSTPVDFAYAVHTEVGNKCIGSRVNGRLVALERQLENGEVVEIFTSKAESAGPSKDWIGFVSSPRAKQKIKQWFAKERREEAIEEGKDSITREARRTGLPLQRLVSADSMGALARELRYVDVTALYAAVGEHHVSARHVVQRLVALLGGVEQNEDELAERATPSTVQRRRGTGDVGVVINGVDDDSGSSSDLWIKLARCCTPVPGDEILGFVTRGGGVSVHRTDCTNADDLRSEPERLVDVSWASSSTAVFLVAIQVEALDRHRLLSDITKALADEKVNILSASVTTSRDRVAVSRFSFEMGDPKHLGHVLRVVRNVEGVYDVYRVTSAS; encoded by the coding sequence CTGGAACCGGTCGGGGGCACCACCACCGGCCGGCCGCGGTCCGCGACGCGGCGGGTGCGGGCCCGCATCGCCCGCCGGATCACCGCGCAGCGCAGCGGGCCGGTCAAGCCGGTGCTCGAACCCCTCGCCACGGTCCACCGGGAGCTCCACCCGAGTGCCGACCTCGCGATCCTGCAGCGCGCGTACGACACCGCGGAGGCCTTCCACGAGGGCCAGATGCGCAAGTCCGGCGACCCCTACATCACCCACCCGCTCGCCGTCGCGACGATCCTCGCCGAGCTGGGCATGGACACCACGACGCTGACCGCGGCGCTGCTGCACGACACCGTCGAGGACACCGACTACTCGCTCGAGCGCCTGGCGGCCGACTTCGGCGCCGAGGTGGCGCACCTCGTCGACGGCGTCACGAAGCTCGACAAGGTCCAGCTCGGGGCGGCGGCCGAGGCCGAGACGATCCGCAAGATGGTCGTGGCGATGGCGCGCGACCCGCGGGTGCTCGTCATCAAGCTGTCCGACCGGCTGCACAACATGCGCACGATGCGCTTCCTCAAGCCGGAGAAGCAGGCCAAGAAGGCGCGCGAGACGCTCGAGGTGCTCGCCCCGCTGGCGCACCGGCTCGGGATGTCGACGGTGAAGTGGGAGCTGGAGGACCTCGCGTTCGCGATCCTGCACCCCAAGCGCTACGACGAGATCGTCCGTCTCGTCGCCGACCGGGCCCCCAGCCGCGACACCTACCTGCGCACCGTGATCGACGAGGTGTCCGGCCAGCTCGAGGCCGCGCGGGTGAAGGCCGAGGTGCTCGGCCGCCCGAAGCACTACTACTCGATCTACCAGAAGATGATCGTCAAGGGTAAGGACTTCGACGACATCCACGACCTGGTGGGCGTGCGCATCCTCGTCGAGGACGTGCGCGACTGCTACGCCGCGATGGGCATGGTGCACGCCCTCTGGCAGCCCATGCCGGGCCGCTTCAAGGACTACATCGCCCAGCCGCGCTTCGGCGTGTACCAGTCGCTGCACACCACGGTGATCGGGCCGGACGGGCAGCCGCTCGAGGTGCAGATCCGCACCCACGAGATGCACCGCACGGCGGAGTTCGGCATCGCCGCGCACTGGCGCTACAAGGAGACGAAGGGCAGCCACAACTCCGGCGGCCTCGAGCTCGACGAGATGGCCTGGATGCGCCAGCTCCTCGACTGGCAGCGGGAGGCGGCCGACCCGGGCGAGTTCCTGGAGTCGCTGCGCTACGACCTCGCCACCCGCGAGATCTTCGTGTTCACGCCGAAGGGCGACGTGATCACGCTGCCCGCCGGCTCCACCCCGGTCGACTTCGCGTACGCGGTGCACACCGAGGTCGGGAACAAGTGCATCGGCTCGCGGGTCAACGGCCGGCTGGTCGCGCTCGAGCGGCAGCTCGAGAACGGTGAGGTCGTCGAGATCTTCACCTCGAAGGCCGAGAGTGCGGGGCCGTCGAAGGACTGGATCGGCTTCGTCTCCTCGCCGCGCGCGAAGCAGAAGATCAAGCAGTGGTTCGCCAAGGAGCGTCGCGAGGAGGCGATCGAGGAGGGCAAGGACTCGATCACTCGCGAGGCGCGCCGCACCGGTCTGCCGCTGCAGCGCCTGGTCTCCGCCGACTCGATGGGTGCCCTCGCCCGCGAACTGCGCTACGTCGACGTCACCGCGCTCTACGCCGCGGTGGGGGAGCACCACGTCTCCGCGCGGCACGTGGTGCAGCGTCTCGTCGCCCTGCTGGGCGGGGTCGAGCAGAACGAGGACGAGCTCGCCGAGCGCGCCACCCCGTCGACGGTCCAGCGCCGCCGCGGCACCGGCGACGTCGGCGTGGTGATCAACGGGGTCGACGACGACTCCGGCAGCTCGTCCGACCTCTGGATCAAGCTCGCCCGCTGCTGCACCCCGGTGCCTGGCGACGAGATCCTCGGCTTCGTCACCCGCGGCGGCGGCGTCTCGGTGCACCGCACCGACTGCACCAACGCCGACGACCTGCGCTCGGAGCCCGAGCGGCTCGTGGACGTCAGCTGGGCCTCGTCGTCGACCGCGGTCTTCCTCGTCGCGATCCAGGTGGAGGCGCTCGACCGGCACCGCCTGCTCTCCGACATCACGAAGGCGCTGGCCGACGAGAAGGTCAACATCCTCTCGGCGTCGGTCACCACGTCGCGCGACCGGGTCGCGGTGAGCCGGTTCTCGTTCGAGATGGGCGACCCGAAGCACCTCGGACACGTCCTGCGGGTGGTCCGCAACGTCGAGGGCGTCTACGACGTGTACCGGGTGACGTCGGCCAGCTAG
- a CDS encoding TetR/AcrR family transcriptional regulator, with the protein MAAVSRVQRKRDERVRRIVAVAAEVFGERGYEATTLEEVAERLDVTKGSLYYYFAGKDELATAAIETLGTDWTERLEALAGSLAEASRPERLRALLRAHIAIAVQEYPAALRLFLVPDSWPAALRDRIRELRRRHDLVFRREITAGVDAGEFSVVSVDATLQAMHATMSQAPLWCSHLAPEARDRAMDDLAEVLSKLSR; encoded by the coding sequence ATGGCCGCCGTGAGCCGGGTCCAGCGCAAGCGCGACGAGCGCGTGCGGCGCATCGTGGCGGTCGCGGCCGAGGTGTTCGGCGAGCGCGGCTACGAGGCGACGACGCTCGAGGAGGTCGCCGAGCGCCTCGACGTCACGAAGGGCTCGCTCTACTACTACTTCGCCGGCAAGGACGAGCTGGCGACGGCGGCGATCGAGACGCTGGGGACGGACTGGACCGAGCGGCTGGAGGCCCTGGCGGGGTCGCTCGCCGAGGCGTCCCGGCCGGAGCGGCTGCGGGCGCTGCTGCGGGCACACATCGCGATCGCGGTGCAGGAGTACCCGGCGGCGCTGCGGCTCTTCCTCGTCCCCGACTCGTGGCCCGCCGCGCTGCGCGACCGCATCCGCGAGCTCCGTCGGCGCCACGACCTGGTGTTCCGCCGCGAGATCACCGCCGGGGTCGACGCCGGGGAGTTCAGCGTCGTCTCGGTGGACGCCACGCTGCAGGCCATGCACGCGACGATGAGCCAGGCGCCGCTGTGGTGCTCACACCTCGCTCCGGAGGCCCGCGACCGGGCGATGGACGACCTCGCCGAGGTGCTGAGCAAGCTCAGCAGGTGA
- a CDS encoding acyl-CoA dehydrogenase family protein — protein sequence MDFELTDSQRRVRDTAREIATSTLLPGYADRERAGRIEPALRRELGGLGLIAPELPSALGGRDSDRVTTGLICEEIGRGDINVAYLQVVGSLVGQILAGHAPELAREWVPRITAGEEIVGIGLTEPHGGSDAGVPRMTAVPDAGCWRLDGVKSLSFAADAAAVVVFARTDPSSGRGKGISAFLVPLDADGVTREDYPDIGTTAVGRGAVHLDGVRIPGSNLIGAEGAGFGPVMQGFDFSRALIGLQCLGAAEQSVDETWEYVSGREAFDRPLSTRQGVAFPLAEQDTYLAAARLLCLETLWRKDTGRPHTAQAAMCKWWAPKAAHEAITACLLLHGQYGYRRELPFDQRMRDVLGLQIGDGTAQIMKLVIARQRVGRALAP from the coding sequence ATGGACTTCGAGCTCACCGACTCCCAGCGTCGCGTCCGCGACACCGCCCGGGAGATCGCGACGAGCACGCTGCTGCCGGGGTACGCGGACCGCGAGCGGGCCGGCCGCATCGAGCCGGCGCTGCGCCGCGAGCTCGGCGGGCTCGGGCTGATCGCGCCGGAGCTGCCGTCCGCGCTGGGCGGCCGCGACAGCGACCGGGTCACCACCGGCCTGATCTGCGAGGAGATCGGCCGGGGCGACATCAACGTGGCCTACCTGCAGGTCGTCGGCTCGCTGGTGGGCCAGATCCTCGCCGGCCACGCCCCGGAGCTGGCCCGCGAGTGGGTCCCGCGGATCACGGCGGGGGAGGAGATCGTCGGGATCGGCCTCACCGAGCCGCACGGCGGCTCCGACGCGGGGGTACCGCGGATGACGGCCGTTCCCGACGCCGGGTGCTGGCGGCTGGACGGGGTCAAGTCGCTCTCGTTCGCGGCGGACGCCGCCGCGGTCGTCGTCTTCGCCCGCACCGACCCGTCGTCGGGACGGGGGAAGGGCATCTCCGCGTTCCTCGTGCCGCTCGACGCGGACGGGGTGACCCGGGAGGACTACCCGGACATCGGGACCACTGCGGTCGGGCGCGGGGCGGTGCACCTCGACGGCGTGCGGATCCCCGGGTCGAACCTGATCGGCGCCGAGGGCGCGGGGTTCGGGCCGGTGATGCAGGGCTTCGACTTCAGTCGGGCGCTGATCGGGCTGCAGTGCCTCGGGGCGGCGGAGCAGTCGGTCGACGAGACGTGGGAGTACGTCAGCGGTCGGGAGGCGTTCGACCGGCCGCTGTCGACCCGGCAGGGCGTCGCCTTCCCGCTCGCGGAACAGGACACCTACCTCGCCGCCGCGCGCCTGCTCTGCCTGGAGACGCTGTGGCGCAAGGACACCGGCCGGCCGCACACCGCCCAGGCCGCGATGTGCAAGTGGTGGGCCCCGAAGGCGGCCCACGAGGCGATCACCGCCTGCCTGCTGCTGCACGGGCAGTACGGCTACCGGCGGGAGCTGCCGTTCGACCAGCGGATGCGCGACGTCCTCGGTCTCCAGATCGGCGACGGCACCGCCCAGATCATGAAGCTCGTCATCGCGCGCCAGCGCGTGGGCCGGGCGCTCGCACCCTAG
- a CDS encoding SDR family NAD(P)-dependent oxidoreductase — MGRHDGNVAIVTGAGRGIGRAIAETLAAEGATVVATDVDEGSAKDTAAAVGGTGIAADVSDRAAVDALVAQVREQHGRIDVLVNNAGYDEVGPFVDSDPDRWGRIIGINLVGVLNTCHAVLPVMVEQLRGAVVNLGSDAGRVGSSGEAVYSAAKGGVIAFTKTIARETARHQVRANCVCPGPTDTALFASVVEGNDRLRDALIKAIPMRRLAQPADLAPMVSFLASDEAGFVTGQTVSVSGGMSMS, encoded by the coding sequence ATGGGAAGACACGACGGGAACGTCGCGATCGTCACCGGCGCCGGGCGCGGCATCGGCCGGGCGATCGCGGAGACGCTGGCGGCCGAGGGCGCCACGGTGGTCGCGACCGACGTCGACGAGGGGTCGGCGAAGGACACCGCGGCGGCCGTCGGCGGCACCGGTATCGCGGCCGACGTGAGCGACCGGGCCGCGGTCGACGCCCTGGTCGCGCAGGTCCGCGAGCAGCACGGGCGGATCGACGTCCTGGTCAACAACGCCGGCTACGACGAGGTCGGGCCGTTCGTCGACTCCGACCCCGACCGCTGGGGCCGCATCATCGGGATCAACCTGGTCGGGGTGCTCAACACCTGCCACGCGGTGCTGCCGGTGATGGTCGAGCAGCTGCGCGGCGCGGTGGTGAACCTCGGGTCGGACGCCGGGCGGGTCGGTTCCTCCGGGGAGGCGGTCTACTCCGCGGCAAAGGGCGGGGTCATCGCGTTCACCAAGACGATCGCGCGGGAGACCGCCCGCCACCAGGTGCGGGCGAACTGCGTGTGCCCGGGTCCGACGGACACCGCCCTCTTCGCCTCCGTGGTCGAGGGCAACGATCGGCTGCGCGACGCGCTGATCAAGGCGATCCCGATGCGCCGGCTCGCCCAGCCCGCGGACCTGGCCCCGATGGTCTCGTTCCTCGCCTCCGACGAGGCCGGCTTCGTCACCGGCCAGACCGTCAGCGTCAGCGGCGGGATGTCGATGTCGTGA
- a CDS encoding AMP-binding protein has product MSYTYDPTAYRRYFEHSFTYLAGFRRTASRYAERPAITDPSSGRTWTYAELAVDVDRLAAGLAAAGVRAGDVVTYQLYNSPEFARLYLATQALGAVGSPINFRLAAGEVAHVLADSEPRVFLYDATLQDTVAEALRRSPHRPDVVIALTPGEELADLLPDDGAVPVPERTVYDETTRLYTSGTTGMPKGVPLNSLVEVFSAHDVAMHFPLGPEDVTLNMTPWFHRGGLYSGGPNPAFYVGAQVVPLRAFDADVVLDLVERHGLTFLIGAPTNLAMLAAAQEARPRDLTSLRGIVTMGAPLEREACLRYQSVLTPNIFNGYGTTESFWNTFLRPADLPGHAGAAGRACTDDEVRVVAIGGGPGEEVPKDAETVGEVVVRSPKAGYAYVNVPEQERAKFDDDGWIHLGDLATWDAGEFVTIVGRADDMLVSGGENVHPVQVEEALNELPGVADSLVVGVPDERWGRRVVAYVVRADPALTAADCEAHCRDHPMLSRYKRPRGYRFVDTLPLTATGKKIHYRATEQAAADVAAGLFTEVRGGTDVLR; this is encoded by the coding sequence GTGAGCTACACCTACGACCCCACCGCGTACCGCCGGTACTTCGAGCACTCCTTCACCTACCTCGCCGGGTTCCGGCGCACCGCGAGCCGGTACGCCGAGCGCCCGGCGATCACCGACCCGTCGTCCGGACGGACGTGGACCTACGCCGAGCTCGCCGTCGACGTCGACCGGCTCGCCGCCGGTCTCGCGGCGGCCGGGGTACGCGCCGGCGACGTCGTCACCTACCAGCTCTACAACTCGCCGGAGTTCGCGCGGCTCTACCTCGCCACGCAGGCGCTGGGGGCCGTGGGCTCGCCGATCAACTTCCGCCTGGCCGCCGGCGAGGTCGCGCACGTGCTCGCCGACAGCGAGCCGCGGGTGTTCCTCTACGACGCGACGCTGCAGGACACGGTGGCCGAGGCGCTGCGCCGCAGCCCGCACCGACCCGACGTCGTGATCGCGCTGACGCCGGGGGAGGAGCTCGCGGACCTTCTCCCGGACGACGGCGCGGTGCCGGTCCCGGAGCGGACCGTGTACGACGAGACGACCCGGCTCTACACCTCGGGCACCACGGGGATGCCGAAGGGCGTGCCGCTGAACAGCCTGGTCGAGGTGTTCAGCGCGCACGACGTGGCCATGCACTTCCCGCTCGGCCCCGAGGACGTCACGCTCAACATGACGCCGTGGTTCCACCGCGGCGGGCTGTACTCCGGGGGCCCGAACCCGGCGTTCTACGTCGGCGCGCAGGTGGTGCCGCTGCGCGCGTTCGACGCCGACGTCGTGCTCGACCTGGTCGAACGACACGGCCTGACCTTCCTGATCGGGGCGCCGACCAACCTCGCGATGCTCGCCGCCGCGCAGGAGGCCCGGCCGCGCGACCTGACGTCGTTGCGGGGCATCGTGACGATGGGGGCGCCGCTCGAGCGCGAGGCGTGCCTGCGCTACCAGTCCGTGCTGACGCCGAACATCTTCAACGGCTACGGCACCACCGAGTCGTTCTGGAACACGTTCCTGCGTCCGGCCGACCTGCCCGGACACGCCGGGGCGGCGGGGCGGGCGTGCACCGACGACGAGGTGCGGGTGGTCGCGATCGGCGGCGGTCCGGGCGAGGAGGTGCCGAAGGACGCGGAGACGGTCGGCGAGGTCGTCGTGCGCTCGCCGAAGGCGGGCTACGCCTACGTCAACGTCCCCGAGCAGGAGCGCGCGAAGTTCGACGACGACGGGTGGATCCACCTCGGCGACCTCGCGACGTGGGACGCGGGGGAGTTCGTGACGATCGTCGGGCGCGCCGACGACATGCTCGTGTCCGGCGGCGAGAACGTGCACCCGGTGCAGGTCGAGGAGGCCCTCAACGAGCTCCCGGGGGTGGCCGACTCGCTGGTGGTGGGCGTGCCGGACGAGCGGTGGGGACGGCGGGTGGTGGCCTACGTCGTGCGGGCCGACCCCGCGCTGACCGCGGCCGACTGCGAGGCCCACTGCCGGGACCACCCGATGCTCTCGCGGTACAAGCGTCCGCGCGGCTACCGGTTCGTCGACACCCTGCCGCTGACCGCGACCGGGAAGAAGATTCACTACCGGGCGACCGAGCAGGCGGCCGCGGACGTCGCGGCCGGCCTGTTCACCGAGGTGCGAGGAGGCACGGATGTCCTTCGATGA
- a CDS encoding enoyl-CoA hydratase/isomerase family protein has product MSFDDYQQLLFERRDHGVLLITINNPEKYNATDEVLHGELARVWRDVDADADVRVAVVTGAGKAFSAGGDLAMVERMTGDHARVSHMLKEMSQLVYNIIDCEKPVVSAINGVAVGAGVVVALLADVAIAAEDAKLGDGHVKLGVSAGDHAAIIWPLLAGMAKARYYLLTGEMVTGAEAEKLGMVAKALPRDQVLDEALRVADVLATGSQQAIRLTKKSLNNWLRAMGPTFDQSAAYEMLCFLGPDVPEGVAALREKRAPVWPSAR; this is encoded by the coding sequence ATGTCCTTCGATGACTACCAGCAGCTGCTGTTCGAACGCCGCGACCACGGCGTCCTGCTCATCACGATCAACAACCCGGAGAAGTACAACGCCACCGACGAGGTGCTCCACGGCGAGCTCGCCCGGGTGTGGCGGGACGTCGACGCGGACGCGGACGTGCGGGTCGCGGTGGTGACGGGCGCCGGGAAGGCGTTCTCCGCCGGGGGCGACCTCGCGATGGTCGAGCGGATGACGGGGGACCACGCGCGGGTCTCGCACATGCTCAAGGAGATGTCGCAGCTCGTCTACAACATCATCGACTGCGAGAAGCCGGTCGTCTCGGCCATCAACGGGGTCGCCGTCGGGGCCGGTGTGGTGGTGGCGCTGCTCGCGGACGTCGCGATCGCCGCCGAGGACGCGAAGCTCGGCGACGGCCACGTCAAGCTCGGCGTCTCCGCGGGCGACCACGCCGCGATCATCTGGCCACTCCTGGCCGGCATGGCGAAGGCGCGCTACTACCTGCTGACCGGCGAGATGGTGACCGGGGCCGAGGCCGAGAAGCTGGGCATGGTGGCGAAGGCGCTGCCGCGCGACCAGGTGCTCGACGAGGCGCTGCGGGTCGCGGACGTGCTGGCGACCGGGTCGCAGCAGGCGATCCGGCTGACGAAGAAGTCGCTGAACAACTGGCTGCGGGCCATGGGACCGACCTTCGACCAGTCCGCCGCCTACGAGATGCTCTGCTTCCTCGGCCCGGACGTGCCCGAGGGTGTGGCGGCGTTGCGGGAGAAGCGTGCGCCCGTGTGGCCTTCGGCCAGGTGA
- a CDS encoding nuclear transport factor 2 family protein, whose amino-acid sequence MSARELARDFVAGVMEHDFDRMHAALAPDATWSVPGDHGISGVARGADAVVERARAVAAGGVAIRLQYELTGWDRVAVLLHNTGERNGTVLDEQVVIVFTIADGKIAAAENLISDVPGLEAFFHVGS is encoded by the coding sequence ATGAGCGCACGCGAGCTCGCCCGCGACTTCGTCGCCGGCGTGATGGAGCACGACTTCGACCGGATGCACGCGGCGCTGGCCCCCGACGCGACCTGGAGCGTTCCGGGCGACCACGGCATCTCCGGGGTCGCCCGGGGTGCCGACGCCGTCGTCGAGCGGGCCCGCGCGGTCGCGGCCGGCGGCGTGGCGATCCGACTGCAGTACGAGCTCACCGGCTGGGACCGGGTCGCGGTGCTGCTGCACAACACCGGCGAGCGGAACGGGACGGTGCTCGACGAGCAGGTCGTCATCGTGTTCACGATCGCCGACGGGAAGATCGCGGCGGCGGAGAACCTGATCTCCGACGTACCCGGCCTGGAGGCGTTCTTCCACGTGGGTTCCTGA
- a CDS encoding AI-2E family transporter produces the protein MTTQRDTGTGAPEVVGARATDPAAGRATTEQPAIGPAAARPKQRWTIPHGLDVAAGLAWRVVLIAAAVATLIFVASTLSVVLIPVVIALILASLLAPEAHLMSSRVRWLPHSVATAIVIIAGLAVVGGVFTGVVYAFISGLPQLTSAFTGSLAEIQNWVRTGPLGLNNQQFAQIGDQILGSIQSSQAAIAASALGAVGTVGELFTEGLLALFTLIFLIHDGGAIWRFLLGGVPRTVRNRADVAGRRAFASLVGYTRAIIVVAFIDAVTAGIGLWLIGVPLAVPLAALIFFGAFIPTLGAVISGAVAALVALVSGGLTDALLVVLLLLAVQNLEGYILQPLFLGKSIKLHPLAVVLPIACGLVVAGIAGALLAVPLVTVLDNGVRSLMRASDGTVDPATVNALDPRSARPEYQRDPAVDVVPEAA, from the coding sequence GTGACGACGCAGCGTGACACCGGGACCGGCGCCCCGGAGGTGGTGGGCGCTCGGGCCACGGACCCCGCTGCGGGCCGGGCCACCACCGAGCAGCCGGCCATCGGACCCGCGGCGGCGCGGCCGAAACAGCGCTGGACGATCCCGCACGGGCTCGACGTGGCCGCCGGGCTGGCGTGGCGTGTCGTGCTCATCGCTGCTGCGGTCGCCACGCTCATCTTCGTCGCGAGCACGCTCTCGGTCGTCCTCATCCCGGTCGTGATCGCCCTGATCCTGGCCTCGCTGCTCGCACCCGAGGCGCACCTGATGAGCTCGCGGGTGCGCTGGCTCCCGCACTCCGTCGCCACCGCGATCGTCATCATCGCCGGGCTCGCCGTGGTCGGCGGCGTGTTCACCGGGGTCGTCTACGCGTTCATCTCCGGGCTCCCCCAGCTGACGAGCGCCTTCACCGGCAGCCTCGCCGAGATCCAGAACTGGGTGCGCACCGGGCCGCTGGGGCTCAACAACCAGCAGTTCGCGCAGATCGGGGACCAGATCCTCGGCAGCATCCAGTCGAGCCAGGCCGCGATCGCGGCGAGCGCGCTGGGCGCGGTCGGCACGGTGGGCGAGCTGTTCACCGAGGGCCTGCTCGCGCTGTTCACCCTGATCTTCCTCATCCACGACGGCGGGGCGATCTGGCGGTTCCTCCTCGGCGGGGTCCCGCGCACCGTGCGGAACCGGGCCGACGTCGCGGGTCGCCGGGCGTTCGCCTCCCTGGTCGGCTACACCCGCGCGATCATCGTGGTCGCCTTCATCGACGCGGTGACGGCGGGCATCGGCCTCTGGCTGATCGGTGTCCCGCTGGCCGTCCCGCTGGCCGCCCTCATCTTCTTCGGCGCGTTCATCCCGACCCTCGGCGCCGTCATCTCGGGTGCCGTCGCGGCCCTGGTCGCCCTGGTCAGCGGCGGCCTGACCGACGCCCTGCTGGTCGTCCTGCTCCTGCTCGCCGTGCAGAACCTCGAGGGCTACATCCTGCAGCCGCTCTTCCTCGGGAAGTCCATCAAGCTGCACCCGCTCGCGGTGGTCCTGCCGATCGCGTGCGGCCTCGTCGTCGCCGGGATCGCCGGTGCGCTGCTCGCCGTGCCGCTGGTGACGGTGCTCGACAACGGCGTCCGGTCGTTGATGCGGGCGTCCGACGGCACCGTCGACCCCGCGACGGTGAACGCGCTCGACCCCCGCAGTGCCCGCCCCGAGTACCAGCGCGACCCCGCCGTCGACGTGGTCCCCGAGGCGGCCTGA
- the pyk gene encoding pyruvate kinase has protein sequence MSRRAKIVCTLGPSTSSPERIRALVRAGMDVARLNFSHGEHAQHAEVYARVREAADAEGRAVGILADLQGPKIRLGRFTDGPQMWATGETVRITTEDVAGTHDRVSTTYKGLADDVRAGESLLIDDGNVSVEVTGVEGRDVVCRVVEGGRVSDNKGISLPGTVVSVPAMSEKDEADLRFALGLRVDMIALSFVRSPADAELVHKIMDEYECRLPVIAKLEKPEAVDALEAIVLAFDAVMVARGDLGVELALEDVPLVQKRAVQIARENAKPVIVATQMLESMIHNFRPTRAEASDVANAVLDGADAVMLSGETSVGDYPIETVQTMSRIVEAVESGPASVPAIQHVPRTQRGVVTTAARDIGERLNARALVAFTRSGDTVRRLARLHTRLPVLAFTPVPAIRSQLSLSWGVETFLVPWEETTDAMIARVDASILQIGRFAPGELVVIVAGSPPGQAGKTNLLRVHRLGEDTH, from the coding sequence GTGAGCCGTCGCGCGAAGATCGTCTGCACGCTGGGCCCGTCGACGTCGTCCCCGGAGCGCATCCGCGCCCTCGTCCGCGCCGGGATGGACGTCGCACGGCTCAACTTCTCCCACGGGGAGCACGCGCAGCACGCGGAGGTCTACGCCCGCGTGCGCGAGGCCGCCGACGCCGAGGGGCGCGCGGTCGGCATCCTCGCCGACCTGCAGGGCCCGAAGATCCGGCTCGGCCGCTTCACCGACGGGCCCCAGATGTGGGCGACCGGCGAGACCGTCCGCATCACCACCGAGGACGTCGCCGGCACGCACGACCGCGTCTCCACCACCTACAAGGGCCTGGCCGACGACGTCCGCGCCGGCGAGTCGCTGCTGATCGACGACGGGAACGTGTCGGTCGAGGTCACCGGGGTCGAGGGCCGCGACGTGGTCTGCCGCGTCGTCGAGGGCGGCCGGGTCTCGGACAACAAGGGCATCTCGCTGCCGGGCACCGTCGTGTCGGTCCCCGCGATGAGCGAGAAGGACGAGGCCGACCTGCGCTTCGCGCTCGGCCTGCGGGTCGACATGATCGCGCTGTCCTTCGTCCGCTCGCCCGCGGACGCCGAGCTCGTCCACAAGATCATGGACGAGTACGAGTGCCGGCTCCCCGTGATCGCGAAGCTGGAGAAGCCCGAGGCGGTCGACGCCCTCGAGGCCATCGTGCTCGCGTTCGACGCGGTGATGGTCGCGCGCGGTGACCTGGGCGTGGAGCTCGCGCTCGAGGACGTCCCGCTGGTGCAGAAGCGCGCCGTGCAGATCGCCCGGGAGAACGCCAAGCCGGTGATCGTCGCGACGCAGATGCTCGAGTCGATGATCCACAACTTCCGCCCGACCCGCGCCGAGGCCAGCGACGTCGCGAACGCCGTGCTCGACGGCGCGGACGCGGTGATGCTCTCGGGGGAGACCTCGGTCGGCGACTACCCCATCGAGACGGTGCAGACGATGTCCCGCATCGTCGAGGCCGTCGAGTCCGGCCCGGCGTCGGTCCCGGCGATCCAGCACGTGCCGCGGACGCAGCGCGGCGTGGTCACCACCGCGGCCCGCGACATCGGTGAGCGCCTCAACGCCCGCGCGCTGGTCGCCTTCACGCGCTCCGGGGACACCGTGCGTCGCCTCGCCCGGCTGCACACCCGCCTGCCCGTGCTCGCCTTCACGCCCGTCCCGGCGATCCGGTCGCAGCTCTCGCTCTCGTGGGGCGTCGAGACCTTCCTGGTGCCCTGGGAGGAGACGACGGACGCCATGATCGCCCGCGTCGACGCCTCGATCCTGCAGATCGGCCGTTTCGCCCCGGGCGAGCTCGTCGTCATCGTCGCGGGCTCCCCGCCCGGGCAGGCCGGCAAGACCAACCTCCTCCGCGTGCACCGGCTGGGCGAGGACACGCACTAG